In the genome of Myroides phaeus, one region contains:
- a CDS encoding ABC transporter ATP-binding protein — MSRVFQTEEVETTALNKVSLEVREGEFISVMGPSGCGKSTLLNIIGLLDDASSGSYLLLDKEMVGLTESQRAKIRKENIGFIFQNFNLIDELSVYDNIELPLIYNKVPSGERKKRVMEIAERLNIVHRLKHYPQQLSGGQQQRVAVGRALINNPKIILADEPTGNLDSKNGSEVMELLTDLHQQGATIIMVTHSNHDASYSERTILMKDGMILSEKVNTKIVDVFAD, encoded by the coding sequence ATGTCTCGTGTTTTCCAAACAGAGGAAGTGGAGACAACAGCATTAAACAAAGTATCCTTAGAAGTGAGAGAAGGAGAGTTTATCTCAGTAATGGGACCTTCAGGATGTGGGAAATCAACATTGTTAAATATCATCGGGTTATTAGATGATGCGTCATCAGGAAGCTATTTGCTGTTAGACAAAGAGATGGTGGGGTTGACAGAAAGTCAACGTGCAAAGATTAGAAAAGAGAACATTGGATTTATATTTCAAAACTTCAATTTAATAGACGAGTTATCTGTTTATGACAACATTGAATTGCCGTTGATTTATAATAAAGTGCCAAGTGGAGAACGCAAAAAACGCGTAATGGAAATAGCAGAACGCTTGAATATCGTTCACCGTTTAAAACATTATCCACAACAATTATCAGGGGGACAACAACAACGTGTGGCAGTAGGTCGTGCATTGATTAATAACCCTAAGATTATTTTGGCGGATGAGCCTACGGGTAACTTAGACAGTAAAAATGGTAGTGAGGTAATGGAGTTGTTGACAGATTTACATCAACAAGGGGCAACTATTATAATGGTAACCCACTCTAATCACGATGCTTCTTATTCAGAGCGTACTATTTTGATGAAAGACGGAATGATTCTTTCAGAAAAGGTAAATACCAAAATTGTAGATGTCTTTGCGGACTAA
- a CDS encoding GIN domain-containing protein translates to MIRFILTLLLMLCTWLMSAQGKQTITITGGATHLYTSMPIEVTVDPTKDSKTVDIVTTKQEGADAISVRQVGKKIYVDLSSGNRKRNFKGSIGSIKVSIAQKGIVSYNVSTVSKVILSGRATGENVNINLDSNGYLTGSFQANTVSLNIDSASKYEGDIVAKTIKANLDSAGKAVVTGDVETLTVNIDSAAYFNGKGLVAKDVKVEADSMGKAEVYPTESLNAYADSMGSVIYYNTPKTLKKYTDSMGSVKAK, encoded by the coding sequence ATGATACGTTTTATATTGACTTTATTGCTGATGTTGTGTACTTGGTTAATGAGTGCACAAGGAAAGCAAACAATAACAATCACAGGTGGGGCAACTCATTTATACACTTCGATGCCTATTGAAGTAACTGTGGACCCTACGAAGGATTCTAAAACAGTTGACATCGTTACAACCAAACAAGAGGGGGCTGATGCAATTAGTGTTAGACAGGTAGGAAAGAAAATTTACGTTGATTTATCAAGCGGTAATAGAAAGAGAAACTTTAAGGGCAGTATTGGTAGTATTAAAGTTTCCATTGCTCAAAAAGGAATTGTTAGCTATAACGTAAGTACAGTTTCAAAAGTAATTTTATCAGGAAGAGCAACCGGAGAAAATGTCAATATTAATTTGGATTCAAATGGGTATCTGACAGGTTCTTTTCAAGCGAATACAGTTTCTTTAAATATTGACTCAGCCAGTAAATACGAAGGAGATATTGTAGCGAAAACTATTAAAGCAAATTTGGATAGTGCAGGTAAGGCTGTAGTAACGGGAGATGTAGAAACATTAACAGTGAATATTGACAGTGCTGCGTATTTCAATGGGAAAGGCTTGGTTGCTAAAGATGTAAAAGTAGAGGCAGATTCGATGGGGAAAGCAGAAGTATATCCTACGGAAAGCCTAAATGCCTATGCAGATTCTATGGGGAGTGTGATTTACTACAACACGCCTAAAACACTTAAAAAATATACAGATTCGATGGGGTCTGTTAAAGCAAAGTAA
- a CDS encoding ABC transporter permease, whose protein sequence is MLTNWFKIYLNYIGKSKMFFLWNILGLAIGMASVLMAVVHLKEEYSYNRWITDIDQLYEVNIEMGEQGNSVLIPAGVGPSLMQAGEVESYCYFALEYIDFYGESRQEQGIVNKILNTQKTFFDFYNFDFIYGQPERVFNKELSVAISEQTAKRFFGEVNPIGDTLSLAHQKYVVNGVYRLNQKATIMPDVVIANIEWNTADSPSLWQENTSGLVVRISKEQPLENISKKVSTEYHEKRKQNKYDNDAGDKIAVKLSSLKEGRFDSKQTALLEGRSKIETVKLIFGSSLLIFFLAILNYISLNQANVLRRVKEFKIRRIIGASKRQIVGQIIFETVLNAVIALCLALVFVELSLPVYNNFLHSELQFEIGKLIGVLVLLLLAVICFGGVLPALYANYIALRNLTNAPFVKGYKGAGWRGTIVTVQVVIAFFFLIVGWIINNQVGFMQKQPLGFEGDNVYQVKLYTQQIRRKFYRNEKLVEALQGIKGVQDVSLSTISYRAKAVNHNYTAYLGLNKITDFVMEGVDDTYIQMLGFEHIAQANIAVDSLSTVVVNQQFVDKVGKRADEVAGEIISFDGNTYIVKGVINNFYRDGFDEVIKPMVLFNWKDIDFLPYSIESISIRIDEGIKEETLERIQAFWLVNVDYEYPFEPILVKEQFAQTYQKVLSQRDMFVLWIVAVVLISLFGLYAVISFVVERRLKEIVIRKVLGADTGQMLRQLLLPYVIMVIVGYAIVVYPTYWLMNKWLMRFSYRQEIELSPFIYAFFLLLGLILLILTTKVLRATRINVLKYIKYE, encoded by the coding sequence ATGTTAACAAATTGGTTTAAAATATATCTGAATTATATCGGTAAGTCTAAGATGTTCTTTCTGTGGAATATTCTTGGGTTAGCTATTGGTATGGCTTCCGTTTTAATGGCAGTTGTACACTTGAAAGAGGAGTACAGCTACAACAGATGGATAACAGATATAGACCAATTATATGAAGTTAATATTGAAATGGGGGAACAAGGAAACTCTGTCTTGATTCCCGCAGGTGTAGGTCCATCTTTAATGCAAGCAGGAGAAGTAGAAAGCTACTGTTATTTTGCATTAGAGTACATTGATTTTTATGGAGAAAGTCGCCAAGAACAAGGGATTGTCAATAAGATTCTAAATACACAGAAGACTTTTTTCGACTTTTATAATTTTGATTTTATCTATGGTCAACCAGAAAGAGTTTTTAATAAAGAGTTATCTGTAGCGATTTCTGAGCAAACGGCAAAGCGCTTTTTTGGAGAAGTAAATCCAATAGGAGATACACTTTCATTAGCACATCAAAAATATGTGGTTAATGGAGTATATCGCTTGAACCAAAAAGCAACGATAATGCCAGATGTTGTAATTGCTAATATTGAGTGGAATACTGCTGATTCGCCAAGTCTATGGCAAGAGAATACGTCTGGATTAGTGGTTAGAATTTCGAAAGAGCAGCCACTGGAAAATATCAGTAAAAAGGTTAGTACAGAATATCACGAAAAGAGAAAACAAAACAAATACGACAACGATGCGGGAGATAAAATAGCAGTTAAGTTGTCGTCGTTAAAGGAAGGTCGCTTTGATTCTAAGCAAACAGCGTTGTTAGAAGGTCGTTCAAAAATAGAAACTGTAAAGTTGATTTTTGGAAGTTCTCTATTGATATTTTTCTTAGCTATTTTAAACTATATCAGCCTTAATCAAGCCAATGTTTTGAGAAGGGTTAAGGAGTTTAAAATTAGAAGAATTATAGGAGCTTCAAAAAGACAGATAGTAGGACAGATAATTTTCGAAACGGTTTTAAATGCTGTAATCGCTTTGTGTTTAGCACTTGTATTTGTGGAGTTGAGTTTGCCTGTTTACAACAACTTTTTACATAGTGAACTTCAATTTGAAATAGGAAAACTAATAGGTGTTCTTGTGCTATTGTTGTTAGCGGTTATTTGTTTTGGAGGAGTTCTTCCTGCTTTATACGCGAATTATATTGCACTTAGAAACTTAACTAATGCCCCTTTTGTAAAGGGATATAAAGGAGCTGGTTGGCGAGGTACAATTGTAACTGTTCAAGTTGTTATTGCTTTTTTCTTTTTAATTGTTGGTTGGATAATTAACAATCAGGTAGGTTTTATGCAAAAACAACCTTTAGGTTTTGAAGGAGATAATGTTTACCAAGTGAAGTTATACACCCAACAAATCAGACGTAAGTTTTACCGAAATGAGAAGTTGGTGGAGGCTTTACAAGGGATAAAGGGAGTACAAGATGTTTCTTTATCAACTATTTCATATCGTGCAAAAGCAGTTAATCACAATTATACAGCTTATTTAGGATTGAATAAGATTACTGATTTTGTGATGGAGGGAGTAGATGATACTTATATACAGATGCTCGGTTTTGAGCACATTGCTCAAGCTAATATTGCAGTAGATAGTTTGTCAACAGTAGTTGTTAATCAACAATTTGTTGATAAAGTAGGAAAGAGAGCAGATGAAGTAGCTGGAGAGATAATTTCTTTTGATGGGAATACCTATATCGTTAAAGGGGTTATCAACAATTTTTACAGAGATGGGTTTGATGAAGTGATTAAACCGATGGTTTTGTTCAATTGGAAAGACATTGACTTTTTGCCATACAGTATAGAGTCTATTTCTATTCGTATTGACGAAGGAATAAAAGAAGAGACGCTGGAACGCATACAGGCATTTTGGTTGGTTAATGTAGATTATGAATATCCATTTGAGCCTATTTTGGTGAAGGAGCAATTTGCTCAGACGTATCAAAAAGTGCTATCACAACGCGATATGTTTGTGTTGTGGATTGTTGCCGTAGTGCTAATTTCTTTATTTGGGTTATACGCTGTGATATCATTCGTGGTTGAGCGCAGATTAAAGGAAATAGTTATACGCAAGGTCTTAGGTGCTGATACAGGGCAGATGCTAAGGCAGTTGTTATTGCCTTATGTGATAATGGTAATTGTTGGATATGCCATAGTAGTTTATCCAACCTATTGGTTGATGAATAAATGGCTAATGAGGTTTAGTTATCGACAAGAAATAGAACTATCACCTTTTATATATGCCTTCTTTCTTTTGTTAGGGTTGATACTCTTGATATTGACAACAAAAGTTTTGAGAGCAACGAGAATAAATGTTTTGAAATACATCAAATATGAATAA
- a CDS encoding ABC transporter permease, whose product MNKMIKNWLKIYWYHTVKNKMYFLLTVIGLAIGISAVILSSLYYLEESSYDQWNPNKDEIYVLMNKGETITYSSQPMPLGRTIKESSSVVEDYMYYNSGYTSELVEYNGKGVTIEKVFLTQDNFFSFFPFEFVYGSPSTVFKNPNDIAIEQGVSEQLFGKGINSIGKEIVIKDKYYIVSGVYSVGKDRGSVSPNIVLIDLMEDILTNDNWYTSNFALLVKTKDSGKVTDVINHAFLENYYKPMALSKGISVEALIKEQRNHFYTEPELYVLNGLRLSGNEYHFPERNANIQMLKIMSGLSILILVLSVFNYINLTLSQILGRGKEIGIRKAIGANKKDIVLQGLFEALITVVIALLISIVFVELIIPFINAFVQSNIVFSIEDFLPILISVLIFTVFLVGGFPALYLANYETLSVLKGSFHRSKKGDFVKNTFLVIQFAIACFFIIGSLLVNQQVNFMLNKDLGFKGDQVIGISFMDKDRWDNGEERLHKYFNFKEELLQESGIEGVAIGTTHFGDKGGSGTFTYYPYKEENVLTAQIAMDYEYFDLYEIKMKEGRNIAKEFASDSISNVVVNESFVKAVKEPSPIGKFIEGKGYKFQIIGVVTDFNISGLESGVSPRMYMHLNTSKRVKTQFQIVSVKLKQENIPATLQAIEKIWNKYNVGQKEPFTYEFVDKQFAKTFDRVLLERKVFSVLNYVVLFIALFGLFAVSSFTIGTKLKEVAIRKVLGAETSSLLKRLSMQYVVYCVIGFAIAVFPSYYFLNKWLSNYAFRIEIGWGVFVISFVVILCVTLLIVLSRAYAATRINVLKYIKYE is encoded by the coding sequence ATGAATAAGATGATAAAAAATTGGTTGAAAATATATTGGTATCATACAGTTAAGAACAAGATGTATTTCTTGCTGACTGTGATTGGTTTGGCAATCGGTATATCGGCAGTGATATTATCGTCTTTGTATTATTTGGAAGAGTCAAGCTACGACCAATGGAATCCGAATAAGGATGAGATTTATGTTTTGATGAATAAAGGCGAGACAATTACTTATTCAAGTCAGCCAATGCCATTAGGAAGAACGATAAAAGAGAGTTCTTCTGTAGTTGAGGATTATATGTACTATAATTCAGGTTATACGAGTGAATTAGTTGAGTATAATGGAAAAGGAGTAACTATTGAAAAGGTGTTTTTAACACAAGATAATTTCTTTTCTTTTTTTCCTTTTGAATTTGTTTATGGTAGCCCTTCAACAGTTTTTAAAAATCCCAATGATATAGCGATAGAACAAGGTGTTTCAGAACAATTATTTGGAAAGGGAATTAATTCTATAGGGAAAGAAATTGTAATAAAAGACAAGTATTATATTGTTTCTGGGGTTTATTCAGTAGGAAAAGACAGGGGGTCTGTTAGTCCAAATATAGTTTTAATAGATCTAATGGAAGATATTTTGACCAATGATAATTGGTACACTTCTAATTTTGCTTTGTTGGTTAAAACGAAAGATTCGGGAAAAGTAACAGATGTAATCAATCATGCTTTTTTAGAGAATTATTACAAGCCGATGGCTCTTTCGAAAGGTATTAGTGTAGAAGCCTTAATAAAAGAACAACGCAATCATTTTTATACAGAGCCTGAACTGTATGTGCTAAATGGACTGAGACTTAGTGGAAATGAATATCATTTTCCTGAACGAAATGCAAACATACAGATGCTTAAAATAATGAGTGGTTTATCTATTTTGATTTTGGTGTTGTCTGTGTTCAATTATATCAATTTGACTTTATCTCAAATATTAGGTAGGGGAAAAGAAATTGGAATACGAAAAGCAATTGGGGCAAATAAAAAGGATATTGTGTTGCAAGGATTGTTTGAAGCATTGATAACAGTAGTGATAGCCTTGTTAATAAGCATTGTTTTTGTAGAGTTGATAATACCTTTTATTAACGCCTTTGTACAATCGAATATAGTGTTTTCAATTGAAGATTTTCTACCCATATTAATCAGCGTTCTAATCTTTACAGTTTTTCTTGTAGGAGGTTTTCCAGCATTATATTTAGCAAACTATGAAACGCTGTCTGTTCTAAAAGGAAGCTTTCACCGCAGTAAAAAAGGGGATTTTGTTAAAAATACTTTTTTAGTTATTCAGTTTGCTATTGCTTGTTTTTTTATCATTGGTTCTCTTTTAGTAAATCAGCAAGTTAACTTTATGTTGAATAAAGATTTAGGGTTTAAAGGAGATCAGGTTATAGGGATTTCCTTTATGGATAAAGATCGTTGGGATAATGGGGAAGAACGTTTACATAAGTATTTTAACTTCAAAGAAGAGTTGCTTCAAGAATCTGGTATAGAGGGTGTAGCGATAGGCACTACTCATTTTGGTGACAAAGGAGGTTCGGGGACTTTCACTTATTATCCTTACAAAGAAGAAAATGTTTTGACAGCCCAGATCGCGATGGACTATGAGTATTTTGATTTGTATGAAATTAAAATGAAAGAAGGGAGAAATATTGCTAAAGAATTTGCTTCGGATAGTATAAGTAATGTAGTTGTGAATGAAAGTTTTGTAAAAGCAGTAAAGGAACCTTCTCCGATCGGAAAGTTTATAGAAGGTAAGGGTTATAAATTTCAAATTATCGGTGTTGTTACCGATTTCAATATATCTGGATTAGAGAGTGGAGTTTCTCCAAGAATGTATATGCATTTAAACACAAGTAAACGCGTTAAAACACAGTTTCAGATAGTTTCTGTAAAACTTAAGCAAGAAAACATACCGGCTACTTTACAGGCTATTGAAAAGATTTGGAATAAGTATAATGTAGGACAGAAAGAGCCTTTTACTTATGAGTTTGTAGATAAGCAATTTGCCAAAACATTCGATAGGGTTCTCTTGGAGAGAAAAGTATTTAGTGTATTGAATTATGTAGTGTTGTTCATTGCCTTATTTGGATTGTTTGCAGTATCCTCATTTACGATTGGTACCAAGCTAAAAGAAGTAGCAATTCGCAAAGTGTTAGGGGCAGAGACCAGTAGCTTATTAAAGCGCTTGAGTATGCAATACGTGGTTTATTGTGTGATTGGTTTTGCTATTGCAGTCTTTCCGAGTTATTATTTTTTAAATAAATGGTTGAGTAATTACGCGTTCCGCATTGAAATAGGATGGGGCGTGTTTGTAATAAGTTTTGTTGTTATTCTGTGTGTGACCTTACTCATTGTGTTGAGTAGAGCTTATGCAGCAACGAGAATAAATGTTTTGAAATACATCAAATACGAATAA
- a CDS encoding ABC transporter permease codes for MIKNWLKIYWYHTVRNKMYFLLTVIGLAIGISAVILSSLYYLEESSYDQWNPNKDDVFVVESKIDKDVSWMKLPYPFGEKLKELSPQVVDYSYMFNYYEEGVLIINGEKKAYNQLLDVQSNFFDFFPFEIVKGDKKKPFSGKKAAVIRDKYVKYLFGDKDPIGEVIRYEEENYVVSGVFTLGDKRSSVSANIFVNSQDDYVKEQDSWGNYNGTIWLKLNDVNNKSQVEDLLIDNLYAVQAKAEGKTLEDYLIENPFEKGYVLHDLSGQRLIKKLNLNGTPEGGANVRLLYTMIGLSVLILVLSVFNYINMVTAQAISRGKEVGVRKAVGASKHNLWIQGIFESLLTTLLAVLIGMVIVEFVLPLLQGFLNTRMEFKLLDFLPWLLLITFGVVLIVGTLPAVFLANFKTLEVLKGEVTRSKKGVRLKQGMLIVQFGIACFFISGAWIVQQQITYMLQKDLGFNGEQVVSIPYFGKIPWEKKRDVYFSLKEEMSKVKGVEGVSTSALMWDAGGSGSSIKYGNTTSLVENGGMDYNFLDMLNIKIKEGRQLSADLASDTISNILINETVVRRLGMTDPVGKKVDWNSYEFTVVGVVQDYHLHSLKREYSPAIYMHLNTVPWVGNTINFMFLKIDMNNIEETMSEVQKIWERREISDEPFSYEFVDKTFAKTFNSTLKERNVFLILNGVVIFIALFGLYSLASFDINGRLKEVAIRKVLGASRRELLSQLSKQYLVMGVIGFVVSIFPSYYFLNKWLSNYAFRIEISAIPFIVTFVVIALLTLFIVLIKAFSATRVNVLKYIKYE; via the coding sequence ATGATAAAAAATTGGTTGAAAATATATTGGTACCACACGGTTAGAAACAAGATGTATTTCTTGCTGACTGTGATTGGCTTAGCAATAGGTATATCGGCAGTGATATTATCGTCTTTGTACTATTTAGAGGAATCAAGTTACGACCAATGGAATCCGAATAAGGATGATGTGTTTGTGGTGGAGTCAAAAATCGATAAAGATGTTAGTTGGATGAAGCTGCCTTATCCTTTTGGCGAGAAACTAAAAGAACTATCTCCTCAAGTCGTTGATTATAGCTATATGTTCAACTATTATGAAGAAGGAGTATTGATCATAAATGGTGAAAAGAAAGCATATAACCAATTGTTAGATGTGCAGTCTAATTTCTTTGATTTTTTCCCTTTCGAGATTGTAAAAGGAGATAAGAAGAAACCGTTTTCAGGAAAGAAAGCAGCTGTAATACGAGATAAATATGTCAAATATCTATTTGGAGACAAAGATCCTATTGGAGAAGTAATTCGCTATGAAGAGGAAAATTATGTGGTGAGTGGTGTATTTACTTTAGGAGATAAGAGAAGCTCTGTTTCAGCGAATATATTTGTTAATTCTCAAGATGACTATGTAAAAGAACAGGATAGTTGGGGGAATTACAATGGTACTATTTGGTTAAAGTTAAATGATGTAAACAATAAGAGTCAGGTAGAAGACTTGTTAATCGATAACCTGTATGCTGTTCAAGCTAAGGCTGAGGGAAAAACTTTAGAAGATTACTTAATAGAAAATCCTTTTGAGAAAGGGTATGTTTTACACGATTTAAGTGGTCAGCGATTAATAAAGAAACTCAATTTGAATGGTACACCAGAAGGAGGGGCAAATGTTCGTTTGTTGTACACAATGATTGGATTATCAGTTTTAATCTTGGTCTTGTCAGTATTTAACTATATCAATATGGTTACTGCACAAGCGATTAGTAGAGGTAAAGAAGTGGGCGTGCGTAAAGCAGTAGGAGCCAGCAAGCATAACTTGTGGATACAAGGAATATTCGAATCGTTGTTAACGACCCTGTTGGCTGTGCTAATTGGGATGGTAATAGTAGAGTTTGTATTGCCTTTACTACAAGGGTTTCTAAATACACGAATGGAGTTTAAGTTGTTAGATTTCTTGCCGTGGTTGTTGTTGATAACTTTTGGAGTCGTGTTAATTGTTGGAACATTGCCAGCTGTATTCCTTGCTAATTTTAAAACATTAGAGGTTTTAAAAGGAGAAGTAACAAGAAGTAAAAAGGGCGTGAGGTTAAAACAAGGGATGTTGATTGTTCAGTTTGGTATAGCTTGTTTTTTTATTAGTGGTGCTTGGATTGTACAACAACAAATTACATATATGTTGCAAAAGGACTTGGGCTTTAATGGAGAGCAAGTTGTTTCGATTCCTTATTTCGGAAAAATTCCGTGGGAGAAAAAACGCGATGTTTATTTCAGTTTGAAAGAGGAGATGTCAAAAGTTAAAGGTGTTGAAGGTGTTAGTACAAGTGCGTTGATGTGGGATGCAGGAGGAAGTGGAAGTTCAATTAAATATGGGAACACCACCTCATTAGTAGAAAATGGAGGAATGGATTATAACTTCTTAGATATGCTAAATATCAAAATTAAAGAAGGAAGACAACTTTCAGCAGATTTAGCTTCTGATACAATAAGCAACATATTGATTAATGAGACTGTTGTGAGAAGATTAGGAATGACAGATCCAGTGGGTAAAAAGGTGGATTGGAATAGTTATGAATTTACAGTTGTTGGTGTTGTTCAAGATTACCATCTACACAGTCTAAAGAGAGAATATAGTCCTGCCATTTATATGCACTTAAATACTGTGCCTTGGGTAGGGAATACTATCAACTTTATGTTTCTAAAAATAGATATGAACAATATAGAAGAAACGATGAGTGAGGTCCAAAAGATATGGGAGAGAAGAGAGATTTCTGATGAACCGTTTAGTTATGAATTTGTAGATAAGACATTTGCCAAAACCTTTAATTCTACTTTAAAAGAACGCAATGTTTTCTTGATATTAAACGGTGTTGTCATTTTTATAGCACTGTTTGGATTGTATAGTTTAGCCTCGTTTGACATCAATGGAAGATTAAAAGAAGTGGCAATTCGCAAGGTATTAGGAGCATCAAGAAGAGAATTGTTGAGCCAATTGTCAAAACAGTATTTAGTGATGGGAGTAATAGGATTTGTTGTATCAATTTTCCCGAGCTATTACTTTTTAAATAAGTGGTTAAGTAATTATGCATTTCGAATTGAAATATCTGCTATACCATTTATAGTAACATTTGTAGTGATTGCCTTGTTGACGCTTTTCATTGTGTTGATAAAAGCATTTAGTGCTACACGTGTCAATGTTTTGAAGTATATAAAATACGAATAA
- a CDS encoding GIN domain-containing protein, protein MKKLVMFFLLVGSSVFAQVKETRQVSDFDNVKASQGIRVEFTYGEPKSVVVDAEDQELLDRVKTEVNANGRLSVYIESKVSRKRNKVVYMGSNGKSVVVTIHNPKLEGVQVSSSARFNLVNEAKAKHFSVTASSSGRYEGALVKADDLTIEGSSSAKIGGSFTVMSNASLSASSSSSVEVSLTSKKASFGVSSSGKITASGKANEVNASASSSGNIKAREFATKTLDGRASSSGSMIFTVSDEVVGRASSSGRVQYVGDVQKVNVSTSSSGSVKRVE, encoded by the coding sequence ATGAAAAAATTAGTAATGTTCTTCTTATTAGTAGGAAGCAGTGTTTTTGCACAAGTAAAAGAAACGCGCCAGGTAAGTGATTTTGATAACGTAAAAGCATCACAGGGAATTAGAGTTGAGTTTACCTATGGTGAGCCTAAATCAGTAGTTGTTGATGCAGAAGATCAAGAGTTATTAGATCGTGTAAAAACAGAAGTAAATGCAAATGGGCGTTTATCGGTTTACATAGAGTCAAAGGTCAGTAGAAAGCGAAATAAGGTTGTTTATATGGGAAGTAATGGGAAGTCAGTTGTTGTTACAATTCACAACCCTAAGTTAGAAGGAGTACAAGTGTCATCTTCAGCTCGTTTTAATTTGGTCAACGAAGCAAAAGCTAAGCACTTCTCAGTGACAGCATCAAGTTCAGGAAGATATGAAGGAGCCTTAGTTAAAGCGGATGACTTGACAATAGAAGGAAGTTCATCTGCTAAAATAGGAGGAAGCTTTACGGTGATGAGTAATGCAAGTTTATCTGCCAGTTCATCTTCATCAGTAGAGGTTAGTTTAACAAGTAAGAAAGCAAGTTTTGGAGTGAGTAGTTCAGGTAAAATTACTGCATCAGGAAAAGCAAATGAGGTTAATGCATCAGCATCAAGTTCTGGAAATATCAAAGCAAGAGAATTTGCTACAAAGACATTAGATGGCCGTGCAAGTTCATCAGGTTCAATGATTTTTACTGTTTCTGATGAGGTAGTAGGGAGAGCAAGTTCATCAGGGCGCGTTCAATACGTTGGTGATGTTCAAAAAGTAAATGTTTCAACTTCTTCATCAGGATCAGTAAAGAGGGTTGAGTAA